From a region of the Syngnathus typhle isolate RoL2023-S1 ecotype Sweden linkage group LG12, RoL_Styp_1.0, whole genome shotgun sequence genome:
- the LOC133163767 gene encoding cingulin-like protein 1: MEECEGVVTSFKQHEAILCSGQHHSNLLLFNQQELPHLTCVGWDTPTKRSSLGWLSVCRPAPHRDRQQWPEFEKNRGEFPASLSKLRQLIEDKVHIVHSDITEDRQGVAFAGDTEGGLWKFAVLSKELTFHLQQLQTETEHELNCIQTQQLHVEGRLQQLSSELFVLREKKKQIQQEFSSSPTLQTSTLQLRACKELQPSIAGCLVQLEKLVFQKEALSTLHYLLTQDLQRYQEETQRLTCLTQKISKLRPEKEDRTSTNNSSCGHSMQEKNETNNMEPENESNKQSGSLSEEEPSTPRVVRPSPKYQLFLDNDLKTNGLSSKDADGSGGGGSSGEDGPRLSRWETTRPGVNNYQGSMESLASRDFDTDRTLFVESTRVFNSPYTMNVNASADYNPLYRTNDFKSGISPATSELNLHTFNSRSDSPVPLKPSRRQYSAYDSLLKRRNDVPNPGISTHYTMRSATLGGLSRKDFIEELTKQLDNCQKRNQFLEAESVEMEKERNQIRFEMRGLLVNNEDLLRTNTQLANEMKRMREQMIEMERTHQALVDKQREMEIEVKQARDMMVEANTQEYAFGFLQQSLKNKIQDAEESLEKQTLHSQSLAEKLWLAERQLEELEVDQESKSKKTSELSSTVLRLETELADALQMSSQSAAELNLQQKLRQDAQLRMEELEESLLEKEQELQRLQALVVRLQGDVSGKLIDKEQTLEEEIQLRERLQLQCKQAERTVDDLQMELQTTIQTKEDLAKQLKQAQEKLIDLETDVEELHDSEQRWAAKHKRTIEQTEQLQLKLIQEKDLNDQLETEKAIIERQYRDLRLELDAFESTKPLEDVISKTESRVKELENLLRTEERNKAVLSNTIGKLERKISELNDQMEEEHRIAAEQNDLLAQRIRSLKRQLNEGEEEAGRRDAQLRHCQRELAEERESNGRLQRQLLDQHLQTKRKETLTIRQTLDNLRLDLSVDDEDELVPQQKEVKEEKVAEQLSGQINKVTEV, from the exons TGGCCAGAGTTTGAAAAAAACAGAGGGGAATTCCCAGCTTCTCTCAGCAAACTACGACAGCTAATAGAAGACAAAGTGCATATTGTACATTCTGATATCACAGAGGACCGACAG GGTGTGGCGTTTGCGGGAGACACTGAAGGAGGACTGTGGAAGTTTGCTGTCTTGAGTAAGGAGTTGACCTTTCACCTCCAGCAGCTGCAGACAGAGACTGAACACGAGCTCAACTGCATACAGACACA ACAACTACACGTTGAAGGCCGTCTCCAGCAGCTGTCCTCGGAGTTGTTTGTTCTGCGAGAGAAGAAGAAACAAATCCAGCAAGAATTCTCAAGTAGCCCCACCCTTCAGACGTCTACC TTGCAGTTGAGGGCTTGTAAGGAGCTTCAGCCCTCTATTGCTGGTTGTCTGGTCCAGTTGGAGAAGCTTGTGTTCCAGAAGGAGGCACTGAGCACGCTCCATTACCTTCTGACACAAGACTTGCAAAGATACCAGGAAGAGACACAGAGATTAACCTGTCTCACACAGAAAATAAGCAAACTCAG GCCAGAAAAGGAAGACAGGACTTCCACCAACAACAGCTCCTGTGGCCACAGCATGCAAGAAAAGAACGAGACAAACAATATG gagcCTGAAAACGAATCAAACAAGCAGTCGGGCAGCCTGTCAGAAGAAGAACCCTCCACTCCCCGAGTTGTGCGACCCAGCCCCAAATATCAGCTGTTTCTCGACAACGATCTGAAGACCAACGGCTTGAGTAGCAAGGATGCAGATGGTTCGGGAGGTGGAGGGTCATCGGGGGAGGACGGCCCCAGGCTGTCCCGGTGGGAGACCACTCGGCCGGGGGTCAACAACTACCAAGGGTCCATGGAGTCACTCGCCTCGCGGGACTTTGACACTGATCGG acactTTTTGTTGAAAGCACTCGAGTATTCAACAGTCCCTATACCATGAATGTGAACGCATCTGCTGATTATAACCCCCTATACCGAACAAATGACTTTAAG AGTGGAATATCTCCGGCCACATCAGAATTGAACCTGCACACCTTCAACAGTCGCAGTGACAGTCCTGTGCCTCTCAAGCCCTCTCGCAGGCAATATTCTGCCTACGATTCTCTGTTGAAGAGGAGAAACGACGTTCCTAACCCT GGGATATCAACCCACTACACCATGCGTAGTGCCACTCTGGGAGGCCTCAGTAGAAAAGACTTTATTGAAGAATTGACCAAGCAGTTGGATAACTGTCAGAAG CGGAACCAGTTCCTCGAGGCCGAGAGTGTGGAGATGGAAAAAGAGAGAAACCAGATCAG ATTTGAAATGCGTGGTTTGCTGGTGAATAACGAAGACCTACTGAGGACCAACACTCAACTGGCCAATGAAATGAAGCGAATGAGAGAGCAGATGATAGAGATGGAGCGAACCCATCAGGCTTTGGTCGATAAGCAGAGAGAGATGGAG ATTGAGGTGAAGCAGGCCCGCGACATGATGGTGGAGGCTAATACTCAGGAGTACGCCTTTGGCTTCCTCCAGCAGTCTCTTAAAAACAAGATTCAGGATGCTGAG gAGAGCCTTGAGAAGCAGACGCTGCACTCTCAGAGTCTGGCAGAGAAGTTATGGCTGGCCGAGAGACAActggaggagctggaggtgGACCAAGAGAGCAAAAGCAAGAAGACGTCAGAACTCAGCAGCACTGTTCTCCGACTGGAAACAGAG CTGGCCGATGCCCTGCAGATGTCTTCCCAATCTGCAGCAGAGTTGAATCTTCAGCAGAAATTGCGTCAGGATGCCCAGTTGAGGATGGAAGAATTGGAAGAGTCTTTGCTGGAGAAGGAACAGGAGCTGCAGAGACTCCAGGCACTTGTCGTCAGGCTCCAGGGAGAT GTGTCTGGTAAGCTGATAGACAAGGAACAGACGCTGGAGGAGGAGATCCAGCTGAGAGAGAGACTCCAGCTGCAGTGCAAGCAGGCGGAGAGGACAGTGGATGACCTCCAGATGGAGCTGCAGACCACCATCCAGACCAAAGAGGACCTGGCAAAACAACTCAAGCAGGCCCAG GAGAAATTAATTGACCTAGAAACTGATGTTGAGGAGCTGCATGATAGTGAGCAGAGATGGGCCGCCAAACACAAGAGAACTATTGAACAG ACTGAGCAGCTGCAGCTGAAACTCATTCAGGAGAAAGATCTGAACGACCAACTGGAAACGGAGAAGGCCATCATTGAgagacag TATCGCGATCTACGTTTGGAGTTGGATGCGTTTGAGAGCACCAAACCTTTGGAGGATGTCATCTCCAAGACAGAAAGTCGTGTCAAAGAGCTGGAAAACCTTCTGAGAACCGAGGAAAG GAACAAAGCCGTTCTTTCTAACACCATTGGTAAACTGGAGAGGAAGATCAGTGAGCTGAATGATCAGATGGAGGAAGAGCACAGGATAGCTGCTGAGCAGAATGACCTG TTGGCCCAGAGAATCCGCTCACTGAAACGTCAGCTGAACGAGGGCGAGGAGGAGGCCGGCAGGAGGGACGCTCAACTCCGTCACTGTCAACGGGAACTGGCTGAGGAAAGAGAATCTAACGGACGGCTTCAGAGACAGCTGCTTGACCAACACCTGCAAACAAA GCGAAAGGAGACTCTGACAATTCGCCAGACTCTTGATAACCTGCGGCTGGACCTCAGcgttgatgatgaagatgaactAGTGCCACAACAGAAAGAAGTGAAAGAAGAGAAGGTGGCGGAGCAGTTGTCGGGGCAGATCAATAAGGTCACTGAGGTTTGA